The Planctomycetota bacterium DNA window CGCCCTCGCCCGCCGCAACGCCGCGAAGTTCCGCCAGGCCACGGGCCTGGACAATGTGGAGTTCCGCGAGGGCGAGATCGAGCACCTGCCCGTCGAGAACGGCTCGGTGGACGTGGTGATCTCGAACTGCGTGGTCAACCTCTCGCCCGACAAACCGCAGGTCTTCCGCGAAGTCCACCGCGTGCTCAAGCCGGGCGGGCGGATGGTCGTCAGCGACATCGTCCTCAACCGCCCCTTCCCCGAGAGCCTCCGAGATGACGAGGACCTCTACGCCGCCTGCCTGGCCGGCGCCCTGCCGCGCGAGGACTACCTCGGGGCGATCCGCGCCGCCGGCTTCGCCTCGCTCGAAGTGCTCACCGATCGGCTCTACGAGGCGTCGAGCGTGTGCGACGACCCCATCACCGACGAGGTCGCCGAGACCCTCGAGGGCGTCGCCTCGAGCATCACCGTCCTGGCTGTCAGATAGAGACATGAGCCGGTTGGTCGCCACCTTCCCTGCCCGGGACGAGTTCGTGAAGGCGCGGGCGCGCCTCGACGCCCTCGCGCTCCCCTATGAGGTCGTCTCGCCCGACCCCGGCTTCAGCCGGGTCGGAGCGCCCTCGCTCGTGATGACCGCCGAGGCGCGAAGGAAGTTGGGGGGCCGCGTGGGAGATGGATTCACCGCGTCGGGCTGGGTAGAGTACCGTCCCGCTCAAGTGCCTGTGCCGCGCGAGCGCCCCGCCGAGTTCGAAGAGGACGTGTTCGGTCACGCGGCGGTGATGGTGCTGGCGCCCTGCGTGGCCGACGCCACGAAGATTCGCCTCATCGCCCACCTCTCGGGCGACCTGGCCGAGGTCTTCCCGTACCTCAACGCCGTGATGCGCGAGGCCAGCTACAACGTCCACGGCCCCACCTTCACGTTCCTGGACCGCTACCGCATGGTCTCGATGTACCCGCGGCGCATCGCCGTGGCGAAGGCAGACGAGCTCGTGGACGCCTGGCGGGTGCTGGAGGCCATCCGCTGCCGCGCGAACGAGGTGTGGGCGCGGAGGGCAGAGATTGCGCCGTCCTATGAGATGCGCGAGCGCCCGCCCGCCCTGGAGATTCTCAAGCGCCTGCCGCGCACCAACTGCCGCGCCTGCGGCGAGGCCACCTGCACGGCCTTCGCCGTGAAAGTGTGGAGCGGCGGCGCGGACGTGACCTTGTGCCGGCCCGTCTTCGCCGGCGACCGCCAGGACCTGAAGGAAGCCCTCAGCGAGGTGTGCGCGGGCCTGGGTGTGGGCGGCGGAGGGTTCGGGGAGACGTTGGCGACAACAGAAAGGAGTTGAGAATGCCGTTGCTGCAAATCCTGGGCACAGGCTGCCCGAAGTGCAAGAAGCTGGCCGAGAACGCCGAAGCCGCCGCCAAGGCCCTCGGCCTCGACTACCAGCTTGAGAAGGTCAGCGACATCACCAAGATCATGGCCTTCGGCGTGATGATCACGCCCGCGCTCGTGGTGGACGGCCAGGTGAAGGTTGCCGGCAAGGTGCCCTCGCCTGAAGACATCAAGAAGATGCTCGCCTAGCGCAAGGAGCGGGGCGATGCAGGACCAAGTGACCGTCGTGTACGACGCGCTGCTGCATTGCACGGCGGAGCACTCGCGAACCGGGAAGAAGCTGGAGACTGACGCGACCCGGGGCTTCGGCGGCAAGGGCGAGTGCTACACCCCGATCGACCTCACGGCCGCCGCGCTCGGGGGCTGCATGATGATCATGATGGGCAAAGCCGCCCAGCGTGAAGGCCTGGACATCCTGGGGGCGAAGGTGACCGTCGTCCCCGAATTCGCGGACATGCGCCTCGCGAAGATGAAGGCCACGTTCCACATGCCCAGGGTTCTCCCCCAGGCGGACCGCGCCCGGCTGGAACAGGCCAGCCAGATGTGTCCGATCTACCGGGCGCTGTGCCCGAGCGTCGAGGTGATTGTGGACTTCGTGTGGCTTGCCTGACCCTGCCTGTCGGGCGGCCAGAGGATGGGAAGCGCAAGGGAGTCGAAGGAAGGAGAACTACCATGGCTCCGAGCGAGAAGCGTGCTTGCTGCACCGACGCATCCAAGTTGATCTTCGCCTGCTCCGGGGCCGCCGACGTGGGCGCCATCGCCGACCAGGCGGCGCGCAAGCTGACCCGCGACGGCGCCGGCAGGATGTACTGCCTGGCCGGGATCGGCGGCCGGGTGAGCGGCATCATGAAGTCCACCGAAGCGGCGGCCGGCATCCTGGCCATTGACGGCTGCTCGCAGGACTGCACGAAGCACTGCCTCGCGGAGGCCGGCTTCACGAAGTTCCAGCACCTGCGCGTCACCGACCTCGGGTTGGGCAAGGGCAACTCGCCGGCGACCGAGGAGAACATCGCGAAGGTCGCGGACAAGGGCGCCGCCGCCCTCGCCGCCATCTGCTGAACCGAGAGGAGCGCAACCAGTGGGCAAGGCGGGCAAGATCGCAGTCGTCGTGGCGGTGGCCGTCGCCGCAGTTCTCGTCGTGGCCCTCAAGCAGAAACCCGCGAACCCTGCGACAGGCGACCCGCCGAAGCCGCAGGCCGCGGCCGAGCTGCCGCGTCTGGTGGACCTCGGGGCGGGCCTGTGCATCCCCTGCAAGCTCATGGCGCCGATCCTCGAGGAACTCAAGAAGGAGTACGAGGGGCGCCTCGAAGTCGTCTTTATCGACGTCAATGAGGACAAGGAGGCAACCGACAAGTACAAGATTGACCTCATCCCCACCCAGATCTTCTTCGACCCCTCGGGCAAGGAGCTTTTCCGTCACACAGGCTTCTTCTCGAAGGAGGACATCCTGGCGAAGTGGAAGGAGCTGGGCTTCGACTTCGCGGCGGCCACCAAAGCTAAGGCGGGTGCCGCCGCCCCGTCCAGCAGCCCCGGCCGCCCCTGCCCCACCTGAAGGTGAAGGCAGTGAGCACGGCCACAAGGCGTGGCGTGGCGAAGACAGGCACGGGCGGGAACTGAAAGGGTCCGCAAGGATGAAGCTAGCGAGAAGCATGGGCATCGCCATCGCAATGTGCGCGTTCGGGGTGCAGGCCGGCACGGTCCGCGAGGTCCACCCCAACCTGGTGCACGGCATGCTCTCGGAGGCCACGCTGGCCGAGTTGCCCGAGGGCGTGCTCCTGCGGTGCACGGAGCTGGACGTCACGCAGGCCGAACTCGACCGCATCCTGGCCGAATCGGCCGCCTCCCTGCGCGAGCAGTTGCGCAAGAACTCGGTCTACCTGCTCGACGAACTCGCCACGAAGAAGGTGCTCGTGGCCGCGGCCAGGCAGGAGGCCGCGAAGTCCCAGAAGAGCCTCGCGGGCAAGAGCGACACCCAGATCGTGAATGAGTACGCCGACGGCATCACAGCGGGCCTGGCGGTGACCGACGACGAGGCCGCCAAGTTCTACGAGCAGAACCCCGAGATGTTCGGCGGGGCCTCGCTGCGCAAGGTGCGCGACAGCCTGAAGCAGTACCTCCTCCAGGACAAGCGCCGCGACGCCCTCCACGAGCACGTTCGCACCCTCGCCGACCGCTTCCAGGTAACCGTCTCGGCTCCCTGGGTGGCCGAGCATGCGGCCCTGGCCCGCGACAACCCGGTGGACAAGGCTCGGGCGAGCGGCCGGCCCTCGATGGTGGACTTCGGGGCCGACGGCTGCACCCCGTGCGAGCGGATGAAGCCGATCCTGGCCGCCCTCAAGGAGAAGTACGCGGGGAAGGCCGACATCGTGTTCGTCCATGCGCGCAACGAAATGGTCCTCTCCACCCGCTTTCGCATCTCCTCCATCCCGACCCAGATCTTCTACGACAGGGACGGCAAGGAGGTCTTCCGCCACACCGGCTACTTCTCTCAGCGGGAGATCGAGGCCAAGCTGAGAGAAATGGGGGTGCAGTAGACCATGCAGGAACTCTTCGCCTGGCTGACCCGCGCCGTCGAAGGCACGCCGGCCATCGCCATCATCGCGTCGCTCATCTGGGGCGTGCTGAGCATCCTGCTCAGCCCCTGCCACCTGGCGAGCATCCCGCTCATCGTCGGCTTCATCGGCCAGCAGGGGCAGATGAGAACCCGCCGGGCCTTCGCTATCTCGTCCCTCTTCGCGGTCGGCATCCTCATCACCATCGGCATCATCGGCGCGCTCACGGCGCTCGCGGGGCGCATGATGGGCGACGTGGGGCCGTGGGGCAACTACTTCGTCGCCGCGATCTTCCTCCTCGTGGGGCTGGTGCTTCTGGACGTGATTCCCATGCCCTTTTCCGGCCCGGGCCAGGTGGGGATGAAGCGCAAGGGCCTCCTCGCGGCATTCATCCTCGGCCTCGTGTTCGGCGTCGCACTCGGCCCCTGCACCTTTGCTTTCATGGCCCCGATGCTCGGGGTCACCTTCAAGCTCGCGGCCACGAACATCGCCTATGGCGTGCTCCTGCTGGCGCTCTACGGCGTCGGGCACTGCTCGGTCATCGTCGTGGCCGGCACGTTCACGGAGGTCGTGGAGCACTACCTGCACTGGAACGAGAAGTCCAAGGGCGCCGTCATACTCAAGAAGGTGTGCGGCGTCCTGGTGATCCTCGGCGGGCTCTACATGCTCTATCTGGCGGTGTGACAGACCGCCAACCTCCCGCAGGTTGGCAACCTGCGGGAGGCTCACCACAGGGAAAGGAGGACGGGCAATGGGAAGCGAACTGGAGCGGCGAGGGTTTCTGGGCGCCGCGGGCGCGGCGGTGGCGGCGGGCCTCGCCGCCGCCTCGGTCTCGGCCCAGGAAGGGATGGGCAAGGGGCTGAAGATCCTCGGCATCGCCACGAGCCCCCGGAAGGGCAAGACCACGGCGGCAGCCGTCCAGGCCGCCCTCGATGCCGCCAAGGAGGCCGCGCCCGGCGTCGAGATCGAGCTCGTCGAGCTGGCCGGCATGAGCATCCCGGCCGAGGTCGCCGCCGGCATCCCGTTGGCCGAGGGGCAGAAGGATGATTTCCCCGCCGTCGCGGCCAAGCTCAGTGACCCAAAGGTCGCCGGCATCATCATCGGCTCGCCCGTCTACTTCAACAGCATGAGCGGCCTGTGCAAGGCGTTCATAGACCGGTGCATGGCGCTCCGCAAGAACTTCGCCCTCGGCGGCAAGGTCGCGGGCGTCCTGGCCGTCGGCGGCGCCCGCAACGGCGGGCAGGAACTCACCATCCAGTCCATTCAGGCGGCGTTGCTGAGCCACGAGGTCGCCGTCGTGGGCACCAGCCGCCCGACCGGGCGCATGGGCGCGGCACTCTGGAACCAGAGCGACGACCTCACGAAGGACGAGTTCGGCCTGGCCTGCGCGAAGGACCTGGGCCGCCACGTGGCCCAGGTGGCCCTGCGGCAGGCCGCCACGAAGTAGGCGCCGGTGCGGACGGTCGTCCGCGTCGGGCCTGGCGTTTGCCGTGCGGGCCTCAGCCCGTATCTTCGCGAGCGGGTCGCCGTTCCAGGATACGGCCTGAAGGCCGCACTGCGAACCATGGCCGGCTGGTGGAGGGCAAGAAAGGGATTCTGGAGAATCTGAATGAAGACCGGCTCTGCGTTGCGGGCGCTGGTTCTGTTCTCAGGCGTCGCGGTTCTCCTCGGCATCCTGCCGGGCTGCGGCTACTTCAGGGACCGCGGCAACGACGCGGCCGAGATGTTCGACATCGGGCTGACCTTCTCCGCCAAGCCCCAGTTCGCGGCCTACACGAACTGCCCGATCATCTTCCCCATCGGCTACGGGGAAGTGGATGGCACGTTCGTGGGCGTGGGCGACGGCAAGGCGGGCGTGATGAAGCACAAGGAGAGCAGCGTGGGGCTGCTCTTGTGGGGCCGCGAGGAGGTCAGCTGGCAGCGCTTCGCCGAGGCCGACGGGGCCGAGCCCCTCAACAACCAGGCCACAGGGCTGCTCGGCCTCGCCACGAGCCCCGAGAACACGCAGGTGAGGAAGCCCGCCTGCAAGCACTACCTCCACCTCGGCTGGGTCGGCCTGGTCGGGAACATTCGCTGGCTGGAGATTCCCGATGCTTTCCTCGGGTGGGTCCTTCTCGACCCCTCGCACGACGACCACGAGTTCGGCGGCTGGTGGTTCTGGGGCGGCCTCACGCCCCTGAAGGCTGCCGCCAGGAAGGACGACGCGACTCCGAAGACGCCTGCCGCGCCGCTGAAGCCCGACCGCGCACCCTAGGGTCTGTGCGGCACTTGGCGGCTCGCGCGAGTCGCGCTATGATATGCGGTGTGGGCGCCCCCATCGGTCGGGCGGCCGCGGCAGAGAGCGCTGGCGACGAAAAGGAAGGCGTTGCATGGAAACCAGGCGGTTCGGCGCAATCGGTGCGATGCTGCTGGGGCTCGGGGCACTCGCCGTCCTCCCCGCCTGCCGGCCATCTGGCGAGGATTCGGCGAACGGCCCAGAGCCCTCGCGCAGGAGCGGTCGCACGAACGCCGCGGTGCAGGCTCTCCTGGCCCAGCACCGCGGCAAGGTGCTCGTGCTGCTCCTCGGCAGGGAGGACTGCCCGGGGACCGCCAAGGCCACCGCGGTGCTCGACGCCTACGCCTCGCGCAAGCCGGCCGACGTGGCCCTCCTGCGTCTCGAGGTGCCCCTGCCGGGCGAGACGCTGCAAGCGGGCGCCTGGAGCCACGGCTTTCCGCGCCAGCTCGACGCCGGCCGCGCCATCGCGGACGGGCTCGGTTTCTTCTACTATCCGACCCTCTACGTCTTCGACCGGGAGGGCGAGCTGCGCTTCACCGGCGGCTACGATGCGCAACGCCTCGAGAGGATGGTGCGCGAGATCGCTGAGGAGCAGCCCGGCCAGCCCAAGAAGCTCTATACACTGGCTATGCCTCCCGCCGGGTCGCTCGCGCCGCCCTTTGCCGCCAGGACTCTGACGGGCCGGGAGGCGGCCCTGGCCACCCTTCGGGGCAAGCGGGCCACGATGCTCGTCTTCGCCCGGGCGAGCTGCCCCTTCTCCAGGCAGGCGCTCCCGGCCATCCAGCAGTTGGCCGACGCCCACCGGAGCCAGGGCATTGCCGTCGCCCTCATCAATCAGGGCGAGGAGAGGGAACGGATTCTCCCCGTCTACGAGCAGGCGGCGCCGGGCCTGCCCGTCGTGTGGGACGCCACGGGGGAGATCTCCAATGCCTATGGCGTGGACACCGTGCCGTTCTTCTTCCTGCTCGATGGAGACGGGGTGATCGTGCAACGGCGCTCTTTCACACTGCCCGCGGCCTCCAGCGCGCTCGACGCCATCCTCGGCAAGGCAACCGCGGCCCCCCGGTACAAGGCCAACGCGGCTGGCTGACGCTAGCCGCGGCCGCGGCCCAAGGCGGGCCGCTCCGGGCTGTCTCCGGGCTTGGCCCTTCGCCCCGAGCATGTCTTCCGACCTGCGCCTGTCGGCGCCACGCCTGGACTCCTGCCGAGTTCACTGAGCCTGCCGGTACTTCGCCGACTGTGGGTGATAGCGGAACAGGCCGACCCGCATCTTGCCGCTGAAGCTGGTGGGGATCAGGAGCACGCACACCTCGTGCACGGGGTCGTAGACCATCGCACACTCGGTGCCGAAGAGGCCCTTGGGCACTGCCGTGTCCAGCTCGCGCCACGCCAGGCTCTCGAAGTCCATGACCAGGAGGGCCTCCGGGGCGAGGGCGAGCAGGCAGTCGTTCCTCGCGTCGTAGACGATCTCGCGCGAGATTCTGGCGGTTGAGAGCTTCAGAGGGAGTTCCTTCCAGTCGCCGGCCGCGAGCGGATGCTCCCAGACTTTCAGCGGCTGGTCCTTCTTCGCGGCGAGGAAGAGCAGGCGCGCCCGCTTCGAGTCGTAGAGGAGCGGCTGGAACTCTCCGTCGCCGCTCGGCCCGCCCTTGTCGAGCAGGGTCCACTCGATGGTCGCCCGCTCCCCCTTGGCGGCCGCCTTGCCGTGGTAGAGTTCGCCGCCGTTCTTGGCGAACACGCCCCTCGGGGTGCCGACGAGCGCCATCGCCCACGAGTTGCTGAACGGCCGGCCGAAGACCGGCGGGAACCGCTTGTTGGCGGCCGGGTCGTAGAGGAAGGTCCAATAGCCGTGCTTCTTCTCGTCGTAGACGAATGCCTTGGCCTCGTCGTCTTCGAGCAGGACGCCGAAGCCGTTGTGCGGGCCGGCGGGCCGGGCGCAGTAGACAACCAGCTTCGAGGCCGGGTCGTAGCAGTACCAGCGGTAGGTGTGCTGGGAGGTCGCGCGCATCAGGTAGTCCCAGCCGTAGAGCGAGGCGTTGTAGTTGCGCAGGAACGGGAAGAACGAGGGCGGGGCGTCGAAGGCCCAGCGGTTGGCCCCGACGTCGTAGAGGGCGCAGTCGTTGCCCGTGTAGCCGCTGTGGCCGCCGCCGGTGTAGACGACGATCCCCCGGTCCGTGTCCATCGTCGCGCTGCTCCAGGTCTTGCTGATGAGGTGCCCGGGGTACTCGGCATCCACAACGGTGTTCGCCGGCAGCTCCTGGAGGCGCTTTGCGGTGGCGGCGCGGTCGGGCGGCGGGGCGTCCAGGATGCTGCGGGTCTGGCCGATCGCGCGCGTGTTCCAGGTCCACGAGCCCGGCGGCGCCATCTCGGCCTCGGCCTTGGGGTCCGAGGCGGTCGCGGGGTCGAGGCGGCAGACCCAGGTGCCGACGCCCGGGGCGACGAGCACGGCGGCCTCGTGCCTCGCGGAGTAAGCGCACGAAACCCACTCCATCGGCTTGTCGGGCAGGCGCAAGGCCAGCGGCGTCCAGACGTTTCTGGCCGTGTCATACGCCCAGGCGTCCGCCGAGCGCTTGTCGCCCCGCTTGGGGGGACTCACGAGGAGCACCAGCCCGTGGCGCTCGATGAAGCAGGCGGCGGCGTGGTCGAGGGGCGGGGGCGACTTCTCGGGCTTCCGCTCCGCCCAGGTGAGCGTGGCGGGGTCGAGGACCCAGGTGTCGGCGAGGAAGCGGTCGAGCGCGTCGCCGCCGAAGAGGACCATCCGCCTGTTCCTGGAGTCGTAGGCGAGTTGCGTGCAGCAGCGGAGCGGCGGCTCGATGCCGCCGCGGACGGGCGCCCGCCGCCACTCGTTCTTCGCGCAGTCGAAGAGCCAGGTCCTGGCGCCGCCCCAGGGGTTGAGGGCATAGGCGCCGCCGAAGAGCACGATCTGGTCGCCCACGGGGTCATAGGCCATCGAGGCCCAGGCGAGGGCCTCGCAGGCCAGGGGCGGCTGGGCCTGGAGGTCGGCCCAGGAGCGTTTCTGCGGGTCGTAAGCGAACGTTTTTCCGCCGACGTAGTAGACGAGCCGGCCGCGCTTCGAGTCGTAGGCGGCCTGGTGGTGGGTGTAGGCCCGCGTGGGGCGGACGACGCCGTCGGTCTCGACGAAGGTCACGCGGTTGATCTCGGCGCTGCCGCCGATCCAGCGGTCGGCAGCGGACTCCAGCCAGGGGCGCTCGGGCTGGTAGCCCAGCCGATGGCAGCCGCAGCCCCAGTTGGGGAACCGCCCGTTCGCCCAAGCGGCCTCCTTGCCTGGCGGGAATGCCTCCTGCCACTCCGGGGCCTGGTCGCCGAGCTTCAGAACCTGGGCCTCGTAGCGCTTCGACTCCTCGCGGTGCCCGCCGAGCTTGCCCCAGAGGAGGAACTCGTCGGAGGCAGGCAGATACCACGCGGAGCAGAACGCCGCCTCCGGCTTCTGGGCCTGGCTGATTTCCACCCACGTGTTGGCGGGCAGCCCAGCCAGGTCGAGCCGCGTGGACACCGGCGGTGGGTCTGCGGGAGCGGCGCGGCCGGGCTGGGCGCCTGCGCCACCGAGAGCCACCGCGACGAGCGCTGCTATCAGGCTTCGCATCACGCCCTTCTCCTTTCTGCCAAGAGCCAGAAACTCTGAGGCTTGCCCCAATGGCCTGCGCGGCGACAACTGCTCGACCCTGCTGGCAGGCAGTATCGCGCGCCCCGTGCCCTCGTTCAAGTTCAGGCTCTTCGAAGTCTGGCGATCTCGGCTCGGCTGGCCTGGTGCAGGGGAGGCGGTTGCGATGTGAACTTTGGCCTTCTCCAGGGCACAGGCCGCGCCTGTGATCAACGGCGAGAAGAGGAAGGTGGCGGAGCGTAGGGGCGAGAAAGAGAACCTCCGCAAGCGGGACGCTTGCGGCTACGGTCCCTGTGGGCGGGGGCTCTGTCCCCCGCGAGGAGGCGGCAGGACGCGGGGCGCGGAGGCCCCGCCCACAGCCG harbors:
- the arsM gene encoding arsenite methyltransferase; translated protein: MSEREDTHELVKKAYGSVARKQSSCCGPKASCCGKAPAAAEGAPVPEADMGLSCGDPVAFSHLKPGDVVLDLGSGGGKDVFLAAQRVGPTGRAIGVDMTPDMLALARRNAAKFRQATGLDNVEFREGEIEHLPVENGSVDVVISNCVVNLSPDKPQVFREVHRVLKPGGRMVVSDIVLNRPFPESLRDDEDLYAACLAGALPREDYLGAIRAAGFASLEVLTDRLYEASSVCDDPITDEVAETLEGVASSITVLAVR
- a CDS encoding (Fe-S)-binding protein — protein: MSRLVATFPARDEFVKARARLDALALPYEVVSPDPGFSRVGAPSLVMTAEARRKLGGRVGDGFTASGWVEYRPAQVPVPRERPAEFEEDVFGHAAVMVLAPCVADATKIRLIAHLSGDLAEVFPYLNAVMREASYNVHGPTFTFLDRYRMVSMYPRRIAVAKADELVDAWRVLEAIRCRANEVWARRAEIAPSYEMRERPPALEILKRLPRTNCRACGEATCTAFAVKVWSGGADVTLCRPVFAGDRQDLKEALSEVCAGLGVGGGGFGETLATTERS
- a CDS encoding thioredoxin family protein; the encoded protein is MPLLQILGTGCPKCKKLAENAEAAAKALGLDYQLEKVSDITKIMAFGVMITPALVVDGQVKVAGKVPSPEDIKKMLA
- a CDS encoding OsmC family protein: MQDQVTVVYDALLHCTAEHSRTGKKLETDATRGFGGKGECYTPIDLTAAALGGCMMIMMGKAAQREGLDILGAKVTVVPEFADMRLAKMKATFHMPRVLPQADRARLEQASQMCPIYRALCPSVEVIVDFVWLA
- a CDS encoding putative zinc-binding protein, which translates into the protein MAPSEKRACCTDASKLIFACSGAADVGAIADQAARKLTRDGAGRMYCLAGIGGRVSGIMKSTEAAAGILAIDGCSQDCTKHCLAEAGFTKFQHLRVTDLGLGKGNSPATEENIAKVADKGAAALAAIC
- a CDS encoding thioredoxin family protein — protein: MGKAGKIAVVVAVAVAAVLVVALKQKPANPATGDPPKPQAAAELPRLVDLGAGLCIPCKLMAPILEELKKEYEGRLEVVFIDVNEDKEATDKYKIDLIPTQIFFDPSGKELFRHTGFFSKEDILAKWKELGFDFAAATKAKAGAAAPSSSPGRPCPT
- a CDS encoding thioredoxin family protein, with the protein product MKLARSMGIAIAMCAFGVQAGTVREVHPNLVHGMLSEATLAELPEGVLLRCTELDVTQAELDRILAESAASLREQLRKNSVYLLDELATKKVLVAAARQEAAKSQKSLAGKSDTQIVNEYADGITAGLAVTDDEAAKFYEQNPEMFGGASLRKVRDSLKQYLLQDKRRDALHEHVRTLADRFQVTVSAPWVAEHAALARDNPVDKARASGRPSMVDFGADGCTPCERMKPILAALKEKYAGKADIVFVHARNEMVLSTRFRISSIPTQIFYDRDGKEVFRHTGYFSQREIEAKLREMGVQ
- a CDS encoding cytochrome c biogenesis protein CcdA; its protein translation is MQELFAWLTRAVEGTPAIAIIASLIWGVLSILLSPCHLASIPLIVGFIGQQGQMRTRRAFAISSLFAVGILITIGIIGALTALAGRMMGDVGPWGNYFVAAIFLLVGLVLLDVIPMPFSGPGQVGMKRKGLLAAFILGLVFGVALGPCTFAFMAPMLGVTFKLAATNIAYGVLLLALYGVGHCSVIVVAGTFTEVVEHYLHWNEKSKGAVILKKVCGVLVILGGLYMLYLAV
- a CDS encoding flavodoxin family protein, producing MGSELERRGFLGAAGAAVAAGLAAASVSAQEGMGKGLKILGIATSPRKGKTTAAAVQAALDAAKEAAPGVEIELVELAGMSIPAEVAAGIPLAEGQKDDFPAVAAKLSDPKVAGIIIGSPVYFNSMSGLCKAFIDRCMALRKNFALGGKVAGVLAVGGARNGGQELTIQSIQAALLSHEVAVVGTSRPTGRMGAALWNQSDDLTKDEFGLACAKDLGRHVAQVALRQAATK
- a CDS encoding TlpA disulfide reductase family protein; its protein translation is METRRFGAIGAMLLGLGALAVLPACRPSGEDSANGPEPSRRSGRTNAAVQALLAQHRGKVLVLLLGREDCPGTAKATAVLDAYASRKPADVALLRLEVPLPGETLQAGAWSHGFPRQLDAGRAIADGLGFFYYPTLYVFDREGELRFTGGYDAQRLERMVREIAEEQPGQPKKLYTLAMPPAGSLAPPFAARTLTGREAALATLRGKRATMLVFARASCPFSRQALPAIQQLADAHRSQGIAVALINQGEERERILPVYEQAAPGLPVVWDATGEISNAYGVDTVPFFFLLDGDGVIVQRRSFTLPAASSALDAILGKATAAPRYKANAAG
- a CDS encoding kelch repeat-containing protein — encoded protein: MRSLIAALVAVALGGAGAQPGRAAPADPPPVSTRLDLAGLPANTWVEISQAQKPEAAFCSAWYLPASDEFLLWGKLGGHREESKRYEAQVLKLGDQAPEWQEAFPPGKEAAWANGRFPNWGCGCHRLGYQPERPWLESAADRWIGGSAEINRVTFVETDGVVRPTRAYTHHQAAYDSKRGRLVYYVGGKTFAYDPQKRSWADLQAQPPLACEALAWASMAYDPVGDQIVLFGGAYALNPWGGARTWLFDCAKNEWRRAPVRGGIEPPLRCCTQLAYDSRNRRMVLFGGDALDRFLADTWVLDPATLTWAERKPEKSPPPLDHAAACFIERHGLVLLVSPPKRGDKRSADAWAYDTARNVWTPLALRLPDKPMEWVSCAYSARHEAAVLVAPGVGTWVCRLDPATASDPKAEAEMAPPGSWTWNTRAIGQTRSILDAPPPDRAATAKRLQELPANTVVDAEYPGHLISKTWSSATMDTDRGIVVYTGGGHSGYTGNDCALYDVGANRWAFDAPPSFFPFLRNYNASLYGWDYLMRATSQHTYRWYCYDPASKLVVYCARPAGPHNGFGVLLEDDEAKAFVYDEKKHGYWTFLYDPAANKRFPPVFGRPFSNSWAMALVGTPRGVFAKNGGELYHGKAAAKGERATIEWTLLDKGGPSGDGEFQPLLYDSKRARLLFLAAKKDQPLKVWEHPLAAGDWKELPLKLSTARISREIVYDARNDCLLALAPEALLVMDFESLAWRELDTAVPKGLFGTECAMVYDPVHEVCVLLIPTSFSGKMRVGLFRYHPQSAKYRQAQ